From the Alloalcanivorax dieselolei B5 genome, one window contains:
- a CDS encoding type II toxin-antitoxin system ParD family antitoxin: MSMHRKTITLTEQQDGWVKSRIESGQFGNDSEYIRHLIRQDQQAQERLATLRQALVEGEASGEPKPVDMAAIKAAGRKRMKAPEWCAR; encoded by the coding sequence ATGAGCATGCACCGGAAAACCATCACCCTGACCGAACAACAAGACGGCTGGGTAAAAAGCCGGATCGAAAGCGGCCAGTTCGGCAACGACAGTGAGTATATCCGCCATCTGATCCGGCAGGACCAGCAAGCCCAGGAACGGCTTGCCACTCTCAGGCAGGCCCTGGTTGAGGGTGAAGCAAGCGGCGAGCCCAAGCCGGTCGATATGGCGGCGATCAAGGCGGCTGGCCGTAAGCGGATGAAGGCGCCGGAGTGGTGCGCACGCTGA
- a CDS encoding TetR/AcrR family transcriptional regulator — protein MFPGAAPNGSRPHLWRLCGPCSRQQRLDAALRIYARAGVGDLALNTLAEEAGVSNGTVYNYFRSREKVLEAVGLELAVQLSEQILTVSGAVDSGAERLSIAVRTFMNKARTDPDWTRALITVVRYAEGMRSTLATYLRADLQAGRRQGDFHYAHEEMAMSMEISATLGAMNLLVEDGEVEHADSIAAEMVLQALGGAVGEG, from the coding sequence GTGTTCCCCGGTGCCGCTCCGAATGGCTCTCGGCCCCATCTGTGGCGTCTCTGTGGGCCATGCAGCCGACAACAACGGCTGGACGCCGCCCTGCGCATCTACGCCCGCGCCGGCGTCGGCGACCTCGCCCTCAACACCCTCGCCGAAGAAGCCGGCGTCTCCAACGGCACCGTCTACAACTACTTCCGCTCCCGCGAAAAAGTGCTCGAAGCCGTCGGCCTGGAACTGGCCGTCCAGCTCTCCGAGCAGATCCTCACCGTCAGCGGAGCCGTGGACAGCGGCGCCGAACGCCTCAGCATCGCCGTGCGCACCTTCATGAACAAAGCCCGCACCGACCCGGACTGGACCCGCGCCCTGATCACCGTGGTCCGCTACGCCGAAGGCATGCGCTCCACCCTCGCCACCTACCTCCGCGCCGACCTCCAAGCCGGCCGCCGCCAAGGCGACTTCCACTACGCCCACGAAGAAATGGCCATGAGCATGGAGATCTCCGCCACCCTGGGCGCCATGAACCTGCTGGTGGAAGACGGCGAAGTGGAGCATGCAGACAGTATTGCCGCGGAGATGGTGCTGCAGGCGCTTGGGGGTGCCGTCGGAGAAGGCTAA
- the tnpC gene encoding IS66 family transposase — MTSRPDLNALSPDQLRALATELFDHLESKDRVLAQNDRTLSQQEKAIRHRDAVIEKQAHELALLKRHKFARRSEQFKGVQGQLLDELIDADLAAMEAELAELLPTQAPPAAAKQQPKRAPLPPQLPRTLIHHEPEDTQCRCGCALKRVGEDISEKLDYVPGEFTVERHIRGKWACEQCETLIQAPVPRQVIDKGIPTSGLLAQVLVAKYADHLPLYRQERIFGRAGLAIPRSTLAEWVGTCGVWLQPLVDALRAQLLAQPVLHADETPVAMLAPGKKKTHRAYVWAYCSTSFSELKATVYDFAPSRAGAHARAFLGDWHGKLVCDDYAGYKAGFGEGITEIGCLAHARRKFHDLHVANKSELAAQALESIGALYGIEREAKDLPDKDRQRLRNEKARPIADALHQWMISRRQKVPDGSGTAKALDYSLKRWAALTRYLDDGAVPIDNNRVENQIRPWALGRNNWLFAGSLRSGQRAAAVMSLIQSAKLNGHDPYAYLKDVLARLPTHKNNAIDELLPQNWAPTSA, encoded by the coding sequence ATGACCTCGCGCCCTGACCTCAACGCCCTCTCTCCCGACCAACTCCGTGCCCTGGCCACCGAGTTGTTCGATCACTTGGAGAGCAAGGATCGGGTCCTCGCCCAAAATGACCGGACCCTCAGCCAACAAGAAAAAGCGATCCGTCACCGCGACGCGGTGATCGAGAAACAGGCCCACGAACTGGCGCTGCTCAAGCGCCACAAGTTCGCCCGGCGCAGCGAGCAGTTCAAGGGCGTGCAGGGCCAGTTGCTTGACGAACTGATCGACGCCGACCTGGCCGCCATGGAGGCGGAGCTGGCCGAGTTACTTCCAACGCAGGCGCCCCCCGCCGCTGCCAAGCAACAGCCCAAGCGCGCCCCGCTACCGCCCCAACTGCCCCGCACCCTGATCCACCATGAACCCGAGGATACGCAATGCCGCTGTGGGTGTGCGCTCAAGCGCGTCGGCGAGGACATCAGCGAGAAGCTGGACTACGTGCCGGGCGAGTTCACGGTGGAGCGCCATATCCGGGGCAAGTGGGCCTGCGAGCAATGCGAGACCTTGATCCAGGCGCCGGTGCCGAGGCAAGTCATCGACAAAGGCATCCCGACGTCTGGGCTGCTGGCCCAGGTGCTGGTGGCCAAGTACGCCGATCATCTGCCCCTGTACCGCCAGGAGCGCATCTTCGGCCGGGCCGGTCTGGCGATCCCCCGTTCCACCCTGGCCGAGTGGGTGGGCACCTGCGGTGTGTGGTTGCAGCCACTGGTGGATGCGCTCAGAGCCCAGTTGCTAGCCCAGCCGGTGCTGCACGCGGATGAAACGCCGGTAGCGATGCTGGCACCGGGCAAGAAGAAAACCCACCGGGCCTATGTGTGGGCTTACTGCAGCACCTCGTTCTCTGAACTGAAGGCCACGGTCTACGACTTCGCGCCCAGCCGGGCGGGCGCACACGCCCGCGCCTTCCTGGGGGACTGGCATGGCAAGCTGGTGTGTGACGACTACGCTGGCTATAAGGCGGGCTTCGGCGAGGGCATTACCGAGATCGGTTGCCTGGCGCACGCCCGTCGCAAGTTCCACGACCTGCACGTGGCCAACAAGAGTGAGCTGGCCGCCCAAGCGCTGGAGTCCATCGGTGCGCTGTACGGGATCGAGCGAGAGGCGAAGGATCTGCCGGATAAAGACCGCCAGCGCTTGCGCAACGAAAAAGCCCGGCCCATCGCCGACGCCCTGCACCAATGGATGATCTCCCGACGGCAAAAAGTCCCGGACGGCTCGGGTACGGCCAAAGCCCTGGACTACAGCCTGAAACGCTGGGCGGCGCTGACGCGCTACCTGGACGATGGCGCGGTGCCGATCGACAACAACCGGGTGGAAAACCAGATCCGCCCCTGGGCGCTGGGGCGCAATAACTGGCTGTTCGCGGGCTCTCTGCGCAGTGGTCAACGTGCGGCCGCCGTCATGAGCCTGATCCAGTCGGCGAAGCTGAACGGCCACGATCCTTATGCGTATCTGAAGGATGTGCTGGCTCGGCTGCCGACGCACAAGAACAACGCCATCGACGAACTCCTGCCGCAAAACTGGGCGCCGACCTCCGCCTGA
- the tnpB gene encoding IS66 family insertion sequence element accessory protein TnpB (TnpB, as the term is used for proteins encoded by IS66 family insertion elements, is considered an accessory protein, since TnpC, encoded by a neighboring gene, is a DDE family transposase.) gives MIRIDEIWLATAPLDMRAGPDKALARVIQVFGAAKPHQAYLFANRRGNRMKVLIHDGFGIWLCARRLHRGKFHWGDAWRGDQLRLNEEQLAALVQGLPWQRLGDEAVISVL, from the coding sequence ATGATCCGCATCGACGAGATCTGGCTGGCCACCGCGCCACTGGACATGCGCGCCGGACCGGACAAGGCCCTGGCCCGGGTGATCCAGGTGTTCGGTGCGGCGAAGCCACATCAGGCTTACCTGTTCGCCAACCGCCGGGGCAACCGCATGAAAGTGCTGATCCACGACGGCTTCGGTATCTGGCTGTGCGCCCGCCGGCTCCATCGGGGCAAGTTCCACTGGGGTGACGCTTGGCGCGGCGATCAGTTGCGCCTGAATGAAGAACAACTGGCCGCCCTGGTGCAGGGCCTGCCCTGGCAGCGACTGGGCGACGAGGCCGTGATCTCGGTGCTGTAA
- the tnpA gene encoding IS66-like element accessory protein TnpA, which yields MDPLSVSQPQPQPRRRRHFSREFKAHIVAACQEPGVSVSRIALDNQLNANLVRRWIREAEQAGQTITSPAFMPLAVPVASSPPDRSCAKESGNRIRIEVPRSGGPVIVEWPAEQAHQCLALLRELLR from the coding sequence ATGGACCCGTTAAGCGTATCTCAGCCCCAACCTCAACCACGACGTCGCCGTCACTTCTCCCGTGAGTTCAAGGCGCACATCGTGGCCGCCTGTCAGGAACCGGGCGTGTCCGTCTCCCGGATCGCCCTGGACAACCAACTCAACGCCAACCTGGTCCGCCGCTGGATCCGTGAAGCCGAGCAAGCCGGCCAGACAATAACGTCACCCGCGTTTATGCCCTTGGCGGTACCGGTGGCGTCGAGCCCTCCTGACCGGTCTTGCGCCAAGGAGTCGGGTAACCGCATCCGCATTGAAGTGCCCCGCTCCGGCGGACCGGTCATCGTGGAATGGCCCGCCGAGCAAGCCCATCAGTGCCTGGCCCTGTTACGCGAGCTGCTGCGATGA
- a CDS encoding DEAD/DEAH box helicase family protein, which yields MEGYFLDSRRLLNGSWRAFERDVARLLVQNAFEDVRIVGGSGDRGADVLGVKNSQLWVVQCKFTSDSYPDPNAVDEVVEASRFYKADRLAIATSRAFGPALNSSIDRWTRLGIRIESLPPATLLEMMRRSPEYPRARRDLRDYQDDCVQRLTASLRETGRGQVVLATGLGKTVVMAETTAQLLRDGVIDSGRILVLADKRELVEQLQREFWQQLPKNIPTHLLIGGEQPTFWDGITFATVQSVLPRLETLPEFGLIWVDEAHHIGSESFRRVIDQLGAPMVGGATATPWRGDRFDIDTILGQPVTKIGIDEGLRRGFLCEADYRLLADNIDWDFVRQRSRHEYSIKELNTRLLISTRDEEAARVIADTFKRESRRSLVVFCAGVEHAKSFSAMLKLYGFRSAHITGEMSPRDREKTMAALRRGTINAVTTVDIFNEGVDVPDVDMLAFMRVTHSRRIFVQQLGRGLRLAPNKDKVVVLDFVSDLRRISEVIDLQKSISGDVERLDLVERIVQFSDQGAGHFMFEWLLDQADLFNREGDAKLELPEFNFPMPPSPGAVQ from the coding sequence ATGGAAGGTTACTTTCTCGATTCACGCCGCCTACTAAACGGTTCCTGGCGGGCTTTCGAACGCGACGTGGCGAGACTGTTGGTACAAAATGCGTTCGAGGACGTCCGTATTGTGGGCGGCTCCGGTGACCGTGGCGCGGATGTGCTCGGTGTGAAAAATAGCCAACTCTGGGTGGTACAATGCAAATTCACTAGCGACAGTTATCCCGATCCGAATGCGGTCGACGAAGTGGTGGAGGCATCTCGTTTTTATAAGGCCGATCGACTCGCCATTGCTACCTCGCGTGCATTCGGCCCGGCGTTAAACTCCTCAATCGATCGCTGGACGAGACTTGGCATCCGAATAGAATCACTCCCCCCGGCGACGCTGCTGGAAATGATGCGCCGCAGCCCAGAATACCCTAGGGCTCGGCGCGATCTACGCGACTATCAGGATGATTGCGTCCAGCGGTTGACTGCCTCCCTGAGGGAAACCGGCCGCGGGCAAGTGGTGCTAGCCACTGGACTGGGAAAAACCGTAGTCATGGCCGAGACCACTGCCCAATTACTTCGAGATGGGGTCATCGATTCGGGGCGCATCCTGGTATTGGCGGACAAGCGCGAGTTGGTCGAGCAGTTGCAGAGGGAATTCTGGCAGCAATTACCCAAGAACATCCCCACCCACCTCCTAATTGGCGGGGAGCAGCCGACCTTCTGGGACGGTATTACGTTTGCCACCGTCCAAAGCGTTCTTCCCAGGCTCGAAACATTACCCGAGTTCGGTCTCATCTGGGTCGACGAGGCGCACCATATTGGGTCCGAAAGCTTCCGCCGCGTAATCGACCAGCTGGGCGCACCCATGGTTGGTGGTGCCACCGCGACCCCTTGGAGGGGAGATCGCTTCGACATCGACACTATACTTGGACAGCCGGTGACGAAAATCGGGATAGACGAAGGCTTACGCCGCGGATTTCTTTGTGAAGCAGATTACCGATTACTCGCTGACAACATCGATTGGGACTTCGTCAGACAAAGGTCGCGTCACGAGTATTCAATCAAGGAACTAAACACACGGCTTCTCATATCGACTCGTGATGAAGAGGCCGCGCGAGTTATCGCGGACACATTCAAAAGAGAATCTCGCCGCAGCCTTGTCGTATTCTGTGCTGGCGTCGAGCATGCGAAATCCTTTTCCGCCATGCTCAAACTATATGGTTTTAGATCCGCTCACATCACCGGAGAGATGTCTCCTCGCGACCGAGAGAAAACCATGGCTGCGCTACGCCGAGGCACAATCAACGCAGTAACGACGGTGGACATATTCAATGAGGGCGTCGATGTTCCGGATGTCGACATGCTCGCCTTTATGCGAGTAACCCATAGTCGCCGTATATTCGTTCAACAGCTTGGCCGGGGGCTACGATTGGCGCCGAACAAAGATAAAGTCGTAGTACTGGATTTTGTCAGCGATTTGCGTCGAATATCCGAAGTTATCGACTTGCAGAAATCGATTTCTGGAGACGTTGAACGACTCGACTTGGTAGAACGTATTGTTCAGTTTTCTGATCAAGGTGCGGGGCACTTTATGTTCGAGTGGCTGCTCGATCAAGCTGATCTGTTCAACCGGGAGGGAGACGCGAAACTGGAGCTTCCCGAATTCAACTTTCCTATGCCTCCTTCCCCTGGAGCAGTTCAATGA
- a CDS encoding ATP-binding protein, whose amino-acid sequence MTASEFDLTPDPRVLQILGEINLDQWKCLAELIDNSIDAFINARRDSADVEAPSVVISLPTQNKDDASVTVRDNGPGMTLEQLEHAVRAGWSGNNPLDNLGLFGMGFNIATARLGMVTEVYTTRSGDKEWTGLRIDLNELRRTRAYQTPRLARPKPDPATHGTEIKVLRLKADQRTYFSKSANLNKIRRQLARIYAPLLLSKDAFTLQINSQTIQAKRPCHWDPDRSVQGSDGKPVHAVESFDFELPSRHYCLSCMLSFSGEQGCPTGSPECKTVELKRRLHGWVGLQRYMHEEDFGIDIIRNGRVIEAQNKDLFVWTGGERSEREYPIDDQRNRGRFIGEIHLDHCRVSYTKDRFERDDTSWSEMVTLVRGEGPLQPQKAKALAFEPSNAPLYRLFQAFRRSSPQGKTGRWSRILAVKNNERALEMADLFHKGDPDYQGDEKWYELVEEEDRGIVGGTPTTTGPGSASPAVPEGFLDEDDGTATEERDSSTISETGEEYKSEPIAPARQKLHELSRVYKHPLLKVEFTVEAFMVTSNDPDLPVKAPWTLKIEDPGTRTYLFLFDPDHPVFRSVTMTPMDAVLCELAFKTYEFLKEASPNSAVFSTILSDLRNEYAEDAKLDPKSIISFAERSLRDIAHSISESSQDNSFETLFSELSQAAQDKVRRKIASSGITSSQAVIDTGEFLSYAEAEDIKQFVRQHPELFFDGRFWAQPYSSLDYGDTKVNKEARERVLERYDAYLADAVWLSSQSPRDLDRCDRDELIRATLSVRLLGQDGII is encoded by the coding sequence ATGACTGCCTCAGAATTCGATTTGACCCCAGATCCCCGGGTTTTACAAATCCTCGGGGAAATTAACCTCGATCAATGGAAGTGCCTGGCCGAGCTAATCGACAATAGCATCGACGCTTTCATCAACGCGCGCCGGGACAGTGCCGACGTCGAAGCCCCATCGGTTGTCATCAGCCTGCCCACACAAAACAAGGACGATGCGAGCGTCACTGTTCGGGACAACGGCCCCGGTATGACTTTGGAACAACTGGAGCACGCGGTCCGCGCCGGATGGAGCGGTAACAATCCTCTGGACAACCTCGGGCTTTTCGGAATGGGATTCAATATCGCGACCGCTCGCCTGGGCATGGTCACCGAAGTGTATACCACGAGGAGCGGTGACAAAGAATGGACCGGCCTGCGAATCGATTTGAATGAATTGCGTCGAACGCGCGCGTATCAGACTCCCCGCTTGGCCCGCCCCAAGCCCGATCCAGCCACCCACGGTACCGAGATCAAGGTTCTTAGATTGAAAGCCGATCAGAGAACGTATTTCTCAAAGAGCGCGAATCTTAACAAAATACGACGGCAACTGGCGCGGATCTATGCGCCTCTGCTTTTGTCGAAAGACGCTTTCACGCTCCAAATCAATAGCCAAACTATACAGGCCAAGCGCCCATGCCATTGGGACCCCGATCGCTCGGTACAGGGCAGCGATGGAAAACCAGTTCACGCTGTGGAATCGTTCGATTTCGAGTTGCCGTCACGGCACTACTGTCTCAGCTGCATGCTGTCTTTTTCCGGAGAACAAGGCTGCCCTACAGGCAGCCCCGAATGCAAGACCGTCGAGCTGAAACGCCGACTTCACGGCTGGGTAGGGCTTCAACGATACATGCACGAAGAAGATTTCGGCATCGACATCATCAGGAATGGGCGCGTTATCGAAGCCCAAAACAAAGATCTGTTCGTTTGGACCGGTGGAGAGCGGAGCGAGCGGGAATACCCCATTGACGATCAGCGTAATCGTGGTCGCTTTATTGGCGAGATACACCTGGACCACTGCCGGGTGAGTTACACGAAGGACCGCTTCGAACGTGATGACACATCATGGTCGGAAATGGTGACCCTGGTGCGAGGTGAGGGACCGCTGCAACCGCAAAAAGCCAAGGCTTTGGCGTTCGAGCCATCAAATGCGCCCCTATATCGTTTATTTCAGGCGTTCCGCCGCAGCAGTCCGCAAGGGAAGACTGGGCGATGGTCACGCATTCTGGCGGTCAAGAACAATGAGCGCGCCTTAGAGATGGCCGATCTGTTTCATAAAGGAGACCCGGACTACCAGGGCGACGAGAAGTGGTACGAACTGGTCGAGGAAGAAGACCGTGGCATAGTCGGAGGAACACCGACCACAACTGGCCCAGGGTCAGCCTCTCCCGCAGTGCCGGAAGGATTTTTAGACGAAGATGATGGCACAGCTACCGAGGAAAGGGATTCTTCTACTATTTCTGAAACCGGGGAAGAGTACAAAAGCGAACCCATCGCACCCGCACGGCAAAAATTGCACGAACTATCCAGGGTTTATAAACACCCCCTGCTGAAAGTCGAGTTCACCGTGGAGGCGTTCATGGTTACCTCCAACGACCCTGATTTACCCGTCAAAGCCCCATGGACTCTTAAAATTGAAGACCCCGGCACCCGGACTTACCTATTCCTATTCGATCCAGATCACCCTGTCTTCCGTTCGGTAACCATGACCCCTATGGACGCAGTGCTCTGCGAGCTGGCATTTAAAACTTACGAGTTCTTGAAAGAAGCGAGTCCAAACTCAGCAGTGTTTTCTACGATCCTTTCCGATCTTAGAAATGAATACGCGGAAGACGCAAAACTGGACCCGAAAAGCATAATCTCCTTCGCCGAAAGATCGCTCCGCGATATAGCCCATTCCATAAGTGAGTCCAGTCAGGATAATTCATTCGAGACGCTATTTTCTGAATTGTCTCAGGCGGCTCAAGACAAAGTCAGGCGAAAAATTGCTTCTTCGGGCATAACGAGCTCCCAAGCTGTTATTGATACGGGCGAGTTTCTCTCTTATGCGGAGGCTGAAGATATCAAGCAATTCGTGCGCCAGCATCCGGAACTGTTCTTCGACGGGAGATTCTGGGCCCAACCCTATTCCTCTCTGGATTACGGTGACACGAAAGTGAATAAAGAAGCCAGGGAGCGCGTTCTGGAACGTTATGACGCCTATCTCGCCGACGCAGTTTGGCTTTCGTCCCAAAGCCCTAGGGATCTCGACCGATGTGATCGCGACGAATTAATTCGGGCGACACTTTCCGTTCGACTACTCGGGCAGGACGGAATTATTTGA
- a CDS encoding DNA cytosine methyltransferase: protein MRSVELFAGAGGLAIGMGNAGFQHAAVIEWDHYACETFRENQRHHAHAVEGWPVHEVDARTFDFSSLTSDIAVVSGGPPCQPFSMGGKHQAHRDQRDMFPEAVRAVRELMPKAFIFENVKGLMREAFIPYFSYIHLQLQYPQISRKKGEKWIQHRSRLEKHHSSNKNAPTYNVLFNVLNAADFGIPQKRERVFFVGIRSDIGAEWSFPKKTHSEAALLISKWIDGSYWDEHQLDRRRMHKIPNRHARQVQLLSGNADSLELERWRTTRDALLDLPDPEVHPNNGIANHVFTPGARTYVGHTGSALDEPAKTLKAGHHGVPGGENMFVKDDGSIRYFTVREAARLQTFPDEYEFHGSWSQTMRQLGNAVPVRLAEVVAKSVVNSLMKCENNKKPSTRQIVR from the coding sequence ATGCGCAGTGTTGAGCTCTTCGCGGGGGCCGGTGGCCTCGCAATTGGTATGGGGAACGCGGGATTCCAGCATGCCGCCGTCATAGAATGGGACCACTATGCATGCGAGACTTTCAGAGAAAACCAACGGCACCACGCTCACGCCGTCGAAGGTTGGCCGGTTCACGAGGTAGATGCGCGCACCTTCGACTTCAGCTCCTTGACTTCCGATATCGCGGTTGTCTCCGGAGGCCCTCCCTGCCAACCATTTTCTATGGGAGGAAAGCACCAGGCACACCGTGATCAAAGAGATATGTTTCCGGAAGCCGTACGGGCCGTCCGAGAACTCATGCCTAAAGCCTTTATCTTTGAGAACGTCAAAGGCCTAATGCGTGAAGCTTTCATCCCTTACTTTTCCTATATACATTTGCAACTACAGTACCCCCAAATCTCTCGAAAAAAGGGAGAGAAATGGATACAACATCGTTCACGGTTAGAAAAGCATCACTCTTCAAACAAGAACGCCCCAACATACAATGTCCTTTTCAATGTTCTTAATGCTGCAGATTTCGGCATACCACAAAAACGGGAACGCGTTTTCTTTGTCGGAATTCGATCAGATATCGGCGCCGAATGGTCTTTCCCTAAAAAAACACATTCGGAAGCAGCCCTGCTCATCTCAAAATGGATTGATGGAAGCTACTGGGATGAACACCAACTCGATAGACGGCGCATGCACAAAATACCGAACCGGCATGCAAGACAAGTACAACTCCTAAGCGGCAACGCCGATTCATTGGAGCTGGAGCGCTGGCGAACAACTCGTGATGCGTTGCTCGACTTACCCGACCCCGAAGTTCATCCCAACAACGGAATAGCAAATCACGTTTTCACGCCGGGAGCGCGCACTTATGTGGGCCATACTGGAAGCGCTCTTGACGAGCCTGCGAAAACGTTGAAAGCCGGACACCATGGCGTCCCTGGTGGAGAGAACATGTTTGTCAAAGACGATGGAAGCATTCGTTACTTCACCGTGCGAGAAGCAGCGAGGCTGCAAACATTCCCCGACGAATACGAATTCCACGGCTCTTGGAGCCAAACCATGCGGCAGTTGGGAAATGCCGTTCCGGTTCGGTTAGCCGAGGTCGTGGCGAAGTCCGTGGTAAACAGTTTGATGAAATGCGAGAACAACAAGAAACCTAGCACTCGGCAAATTGTTAGGTGA
- a CDS encoding very short patch repair endonuclease codes for MDDVNPTRRSEIMGRVRSRDTVPEMLVRRLTHGMGYRYRLHAKDLPGKPDLVFRTRRKVIFVHGCFWHRHPSCHLARTPKSRQEFWLAKFEANRQRDLKNEKALREENWSVLIIWECELADVCKLKNRIKEFLDAQC; via the coding sequence ATGGACGACGTCAATCCAACGCGACGCTCGGAAATCATGGGACGCGTGCGCTCACGAGACACCGTGCCGGAGATGTTGGTTCGAAGACTAACCCATGGCATGGGCTATCGCTATCGATTGCATGCCAAGGACCTCCCCGGCAAACCGGATCTAGTGTTTCGTACGCGGAGGAAGGTAATTTTCGTTCATGGTTGCTTTTGGCATCGCCACCCGAGTTGCCACTTGGCGCGAACACCGAAGTCAAGACAAGAGTTTTGGCTAGCAAAATTTGAAGCCAACCGTCAACGAGATTTGAAGAATGAAAAAGCGCTTCGAGAGGAGAATTGGAGTGTGTTGATCATATGGGAATGCGAGCTTGCTGATGTCTGCAAGCTCAAGAACAGGATTAAGGAATTTCTCGATGCGCAGTGTTGA
- a CDS encoding helix-turn-helix domain-containing protein, with translation MTTHIDDAQKKLGSVIRERRRAAGISQEAFATEVGIHRTYIGAVERGERNVSLANILRIARALNVSAAQLFNEAGL, from the coding sequence ATGACTACTCACATTGATGACGCACAGAAAAAGCTGGGTTCCGTGATTCGGGAACGGAGGCGTGCCGCCGGTATTTCCCAGGAGGCCTTCGCCACCGAGGTTGGGATTCATCGCACCTACATCGGTGCGGTGGAGAGGGGCGAGCGCAACGTTTCCCTGGCTAACATTCTGCGTATCGCCAGGGCGTTGAACGTCTCCGCCGCCCAATTATTCAATGAGGCCGGTCTTTAG
- the lldD gene encoding FMN-dependent L-lactate dehydrogenase LldD has product MIISSTHDYRLAAKRRLPPFLFHYIDGGAYDEHTLARNVSDLRDLALRQWVLKAVGEVDLSARLFGEAVSLPVALAPVGLTGMYARRGEVQAARAASSRGVPFTLSSVSVCPIEEVQPAMTRAMWFQLYVLRDRGFMKNALERAWAAGVRTLVFTVDMPVPGARYRDRHSGMSGPFAAWRRMLQAVAHPRWAWDVGLRGRPHDLGNVSAYLGHRIHLEDYIGWLGENFDPSIGWRDLEWIREFWKGSMVLKGILDPEDAREAVRFGADGIVVSNHGGRQLDGVLSSARALPAIADAVRGDLTILADSGVRSGLDVVRMLALGADGVLLGRAFVYALAAAGEQGVAHVLDLIASEMKVAMTLTGARAVGEISRESLVRAGG; this is encoded by the coding sequence ATGATCATCTCCTCCACCCACGATTACCGCCTCGCCGCCAAACGCCGCCTGCCGCCGTTCCTGTTCCACTACATCGACGGGGGCGCGTACGACGAGCACACCCTGGCGCGCAATGTGTCGGATCTTCGCGATTTGGCGTTGCGGCAGTGGGTGTTGAAGGCGGTGGGGGAGGTGGATTTGTCGGCGCGGTTGTTCGGGGAGGCGGTGAGCCTGCCGGTGGCGTTGGCGCCGGTGGGGCTTACCGGGATGTACGCGCGGCGGGGCGAGGTGCAGGCAGCGCGGGCGGCGTCGTCGCGGGGCGTGCCGTTTACGTTGTCGTCGGTCTCGGTGTGTCCCATCGAGGAGGTGCAGCCGGCGATGACGCGGGCGATGTGGTTTCAGCTGTATGTGCTGCGCGATCGCGGTTTTATGAAGAACGCGCTGGAGCGGGCCTGGGCGGCGGGGGTGCGGACGTTGGTGTTCACGGTGGATATGCCGGTGCCGGGGGCGCGCTATCGCGATCGGCATTCGGGGATGTCCGGGCCCTTCGCGGCCTGGCGGCGCATGCTGCAGGCGGTGGCGCACCCGCGCTGGGCGTGGGACGTGGGCCTGCGCGGGCGGCCGCACGATCTGGGCAATGTGTCGGCCTACCTGGGCCACCGCATCCACCTGGAGGATTACATCGGCTGGCTGGGCGAGAACTTCGATCCGTCCATCGGCTGGCGGGACCTGGAATGGATTCGTGAGTTCTGGAAGGGCTCGATGGTGCTCAAGGGCATTCTCGATCCGGAGGACGCCCGTGAGGCGGTGCGGTTCGGCGCGGACGGCATCGTCGTCTCCAACCACGGCGGGCGCCAGCTCGATGGTGTGCTGTCCTCGGCCCGGGCCCTGCCGGCCATCGCCGACGCTGTGCGGGGCGACCTGACGATCTTGGCGGATTCCGGCGTCCGCTCTGGCCTGGACGTGGTGCGGATGCTCGCCCTGGGCGCCGATGGCGTGCTGCTCGGCCGCGCCTTCGTCTACGCCCTGGCCGCCGCCGGCGAGCAGGGCGTGGCCCATGTGCTGGACCTGATCGCCAGCGAGATGAAGGTGGCGATGACGTTGACCGGGGCCAGGGCGGTTGGGGAGATTTCGCGGGAGAGTCTGGTGCGGGCGGGTGGGTGA